ACCCGCGACCGCATCCTCACCGCCGCCCGCGACGAGTTCTCCGAGCGCGGCTACGAGAAGACGTCCGTGCGCGGCATCGCCAAGACCGCCGGCGTCGACTCCGCCCTCGTGCACCACTACTTCGGCACGAAGGAGCAGGTCTTCGAGGCGGCGATCACCCAGTCCTTCGGACCCGCGCTGCAGGCGCCGAAGGCCATCGAGGAGGGCCCGCTCGACGGCGTGGGGGAGCGGCTGGCCCGCTTCTTCTTCGGCGTCTGGGAGAACCCGGCGACCCGCGCGCCCCTGCTCGCCATCGTCCGCTCCGCCCTCACCAACGACACCGCGGCCGCCGTCTTCCGCCGGATCGTCGCCACCCAGGTCCTGCACCGCATCGCCGTACGACTGGACCTGCCCGACGCGGAACTGCGGGCCGAGCTGGCCGCCGCCCAGCTCGTGGGCACGGCCGTCCTGCGCTACGTCATCAAGGTCGAGCCGCTGGCCTCGGCGGACCCGGAGCAGATCATCGAGCGGCTGGCCCCCGTCGTCCAGGGACACCTGACCGCTCCGTAGCGCCCCGGACGGGCCGTCGCGAGACGGGCATCCCGCATTCCGGACACTCCGTCCCGCCCACTGGATGACCGGCGTACGCTCGGTAGCAGTCAGAAATCTCCGAATCCTCTGACGCAGCCTGTAGAAGGAGCGAGCGACGATGCCCGAGCTGAGGTCCCGCACAGTCACCCACGGCCGCAACATGGCGGGCGCCCGCGCCCTGATGCGCGCCTCCGGTGTACCCGGTGCGGACATCGGCCGCAAGCCGATCATCGCGGTCGCCAACAGCTTCACGGAGTTCGTGCCGGGCCACACGCACCTGGCGCCGGTCGGCCGGATCGTCAGCGAGGCGGTGATCGAGGCCGGCGGCATCCCGCGCGAGTTCAACACCATCGCCGTGGACGACGGCATCGCCATGGGCCACGGCGGCATGCTCTACTCCCTGCCCTCCCGCGACCTGATCGCGGACAGCGTGGAGTACATGGTCGAGGCCCACTGCGCCGACGCCCTGATCTGCATCTCCAACTGCGACAAGATCACCCCGGGCATGCTCAACGCGGCCCTGCGGCTGAACATCCCCACGGTGTTCGTCTCCGGCGGCCCGATGGAGTCCGGCCGCGCCACCCTCGTCGACGGCACGGTCCGCACGCTCGACCTGGTCGACGCGATCTCCGACGCCGTGAACGACAAGATCTCCGACGAGGACATCCTCCGCATCGAGGAGAACGCCTGCCCGACCTGCGGCTCCTGTTCCGGCATGTTCACCGCCAACTCGATGAACTGCCTGACCGAGGCCATCGGCCTGTCCCTGCCCGGCAACGGCTCGGTCCTCGCCACGCACACGGCCCGCAAGCAGCTGTACGTGAACGCGGCCAAGACGGTCATGGACATCACCCGCCGCTACTACGAGCAGGACGACGACACGGTCCTGCCCCGCAGCGTGGCGTCCTTCGCCGCCTTCGAGAACGCCATGGCCCTCGACATCGCCATGGGCGGCTCCACCAACACGATCCTGCACCTGCTGGCCGCCGCCCAGGAGGCGGGCGTCCCCTTCGGCCTGGAGGAGATCAACGAGGTCTCCCGCCGCGTGCCGTGCCTGGCCAAGGTCGCCCCGAACGTCGCCAAGGACCGCACGTACTACATGGAGGACGTGCACCGCGCCGGCGGCATCCCCGCCCTGCTCGGCGAGCTGCACCGCGCGGGCCTGCTCAACGAGGACGTGCACTCCGTGCACAGCCCCTCCCTCGCCGACTGGCTGAAGACCTGGGACGTGCGCGGCGGCTCCCCGTCCCCGGAGGCCGTCGAGCTGTGGCACGCGGCCCCCGGCTGCGTCCGCTCCGCCGAGGCCTTCTCCCAGTCCGAGCGCTGGGAGGCCCTGGACGAGGACGCCGAGGGCGGCTGCATCCGCTCCGTCGAGCACGCCTACTCCAAGGACGGCGGCCTCGCGGTCCTCAAGGGCAACCTGGCCGTGGACGGCTGCGTCGTGAAGACGGCCGGCGTCGACGAGTCCATCTGGACCTTCGAGGGCCCGGCGGTCGTCTGCGAGTCGCAGGAGGAGGCCGTCCAGAAGATCCTCACCCAGCAGGTCAAGGACGGCGACGTCGTCGTCATCCGCTACGAGGGCCCCAAGGGCGGCCCCGGCATGCAGGAGATGCTCTACCCGACCTCGTACCTGAAGGGCCGCGGCCTCGGGAAGACCTGCGCGCTCGTCACGGACGGCCGCTTCTCCGGCGGCACCTCGGGCCTGTCCATCGGCCACGCCTCCCCGGAGGCGGCCGCGGGCGGCACCATCGCCCTCG
This genomic stretch from Streptomyces sp. Go-475 harbors:
- a CDS encoding TetR family transcriptional regulator, whose protein sequence is MTDRPPAGTGPTARRRGRPPRTESADTRDRILTAARDEFSERGYEKTSVRGIAKTAGVDSALVHHYFGTKEQVFEAAITQSFGPALQAPKAIEEGPLDGVGERLARFFFGVWENPATRAPLLAIVRSALTNDTAAAVFRRIVATQVLHRIAVRLDLPDAELRAELAAAQLVGTAVLRYVIKVEPLASADPEQIIERLAPVVQGHLTAP
- the ilvD gene encoding dihydroxy-acid dehydratase — translated: MPELRSRTVTHGRNMAGARALMRASGVPGADIGRKPIIAVANSFTEFVPGHTHLAPVGRIVSEAVIEAGGIPREFNTIAVDDGIAMGHGGMLYSLPSRDLIADSVEYMVEAHCADALICISNCDKITPGMLNAALRLNIPTVFVSGGPMESGRATLVDGTVRTLDLVDAISDAVNDKISDEDILRIEENACPTCGSCSGMFTANSMNCLTEAIGLSLPGNGSVLATHTARKQLYVNAAKTVMDITRRYYEQDDDTVLPRSVASFAAFENAMALDIAMGGSTNTILHLLAAAQEAGVPFGLEEINEVSRRVPCLAKVAPNVAKDRTYYMEDVHRAGGIPALLGELHRAGLLNEDVHSVHSPSLADWLKTWDVRGGSPSPEAVELWHAAPGCVRSAEAFSQSERWEALDEDAEGGCIRSVEHAYSKDGGLAVLKGNLAVDGCVVKTAGVDESIWTFEGPAVVCESQEEAVQKILTQQVKDGDVVVIRYEGPKGGPGMQEMLYPTSYLKGRGLGKTCALVTDGRFSGGTSGLSIGHASPEAAAGGTIALVEDGDRIRIDIPNRSIDLMVDDAELARREQALNGRYAPKNRDRKVSAALRAYAAMATSADKGAVRDVSKLG